In a genomic window of Allomeiothermus silvanus DSM 9946:
- a CDS encoding pseudouridine synthase yields MRLQQFLARAGVASRRKAEDLIREGRVTINDQIAGIGSSVSESDVVCLDGERVRLPEKKVVIALHKPVGVTTTKSDPHAERTVYQLVPDVPGLHPVGRLDKDSEGLLLLTNDGDLTLKLTHPRYGVRKVYRAWCKHGRVSEADCRRLVEGVALDDGLAQALEAEPTQEGARIVMAEGKKREVRRMLGRLGYPVTRLVRLQVGPIKLGKLNPGEWRYLTPEEIGLLQGQKPLKPRKKEGWAKAKPAKFAQQREESRAIKPPSRTEQGRAGFTVRTKSPGDTPQAGTDRWARWARESDRSAQRSGRWGTSRRPYQGKRTAELEPKGLGSKSTSSTKTPGERTRPASLRKDAATGIKQRSTSAALKRRGKKP; encoded by the coding sequence ATGCGCTTACAACAATTTCTCGCCCGGGCTGGGGTTGCCAGCCGCCGCAAGGCCGAAGACCTGATTCGCGAAGGGCGGGTCACCATCAACGATCAGATCGCCGGGATCGGCTCGAGCGTGTCCGAGAGCGACGTGGTGTGCCTCGACGGCGAACGGGTGCGCCTTCCAGAGAAAAAAGTGGTGATTGCCCTACATAAACCGGTGGGCGTGACCACCACCAAGAGCGACCCCCACGCCGAGCGTACCGTTTATCAGCTCGTGCCCGACGTACCTGGCCTGCATCCGGTGGGCCGCCTCGACAAAGACTCCGAGGGGCTCTTGCTGCTTACCAATGACGGCGACCTGACCCTAAAGCTTACCCATCCCCGCTACGGGGTACGCAAGGTCTACCGGGCCTGGTGCAAGCACGGCAGGGTGTCCGAGGCCGATTGCAGACGGCTGGTGGAGGGCGTGGCACTGGACGACGGGCTGGCCCAGGCCCTCGAGGCCGAACCCACCCAAGAGGGGGCTCGGATCGTCATGGCCGAGGGGAAAAAGCGCGAGGTGCGGCGGATGCTGGGGAGGCTGGGCTACCCGGTGACCCGGCTGGTGCGCTTGCAGGTGGGGCCGATCAAGTTGGGGAAGCTCAATCCCGGCGAGTGGCGCTACCTGACCCCGGAAGAGATCGGGCTCTTGCAGGGACAAAAACCCCTAAAGCCCCGCAAAAAAGAGGGCTGGGCCAAGGCTAAGCCCGCCAAATTCGCCCAGCAGAGAGAGGAGTCACGAGCCATAAAACCGCCAAGCCGAACCGAGCAGGGCCGAGCGGGCTTCACAGTGCGGACAAAATCCCCCGGCGATACCCCCCAAGCCGGAACCGACCGCTGGGCGAGGTGGGCTCGAGAATCGGATCGCTCCGCCCAAAGATCAGGCCGTTGGGGGACTAGCCGGCGGCCCTATCAGGGCAAGAGGACGGCAGAGCTCGAGCCCAAAGGTCTGGGCTCCAAATCCACCTCCTCCACCAAAACGCCAGGGGAAAGGACCCGGCCCGCTTCTTTGCGCAAAGATGCCGCCACTGGCATAAAGCAGCGCAGTACTTCCGCTGCCCTGAAACGGCGGGGCAAAAAACCCTGA
- a CDS encoding enoyl-CoA hydratase/isomerase family protein, which yields MSDWKSAYSRLKFAEPAEGVLEVVLSNPGRLNAADATMHRELAYVWRDIDAEAEISAVLVRGEGGVFSAGGDFAMIEEMIRDYETLVRVWKEARDLVYNILNCSKPVVAAIEGPAVGAGLAVALLSDISVAGKKARILDGHTRLGVAAGDHSAIIWPLLIGLNKSKYYLLLNESMSGEEAERLGLVSLCVDDQAVYAKALELAQRLTQGSATAIRWTKYALNNWLRLAGPTFDASLALEFLGFMGPDAREGLESLKEKRNPKFSKKSPL from the coding sequence ATGAGCGACTGGAAATCCGCCTATTCCCGCCTAAAGTTTGCCGAGCCCGCCGAGGGGGTGCTGGAGGTCGTCCTCTCCAACCCAGGCCGCCTCAACGCCGCCGATGCCACGATGCACCGCGAGTTGGCCTATGTATGGCGCGACATCGATGCCGAGGCGGAGATCAGCGCAGTGCTGGTGCGGGGCGAGGGCGGTGTTTTCAGCGCCGGGGGCGACTTCGCCATGATCGAGGAGATGATCCGCGATTACGAGACCCTGGTGCGGGTCTGGAAAGAAGCCAGGGACCTCGTCTACAACATCCTGAACTGCTCCAAGCCGGTGGTGGCGGCCATCGAAGGCCCGGCGGTGGGGGCAGGGCTCGCGGTGGCGCTCCTTTCGGATATCAGCGTAGCGGGGAAGAAAGCCCGTATCCTGGACGGGCACACCCGGCTGGGGGTAGCGGCGGGGGATCACTCGGCGATCATCTGGCCCCTCTTGATCGGGCTGAACAAGTCGAAGTATTACCTGCTCTTGAACGAGTCCATGAGCGGTGAGGAAGCCGAGCGGCTGGGGCTGGTCTCGCTGTGTGTGGATGACCAAGCGGTCTACGCCAAAGCGCTCGAGCTGGCCCAAAGGCTCACCCAGGGCTCCGCGACCGCAATCCGCTGGACCAAGTACGCCCTCAACAACTGGCTAAGGCTGGCCGGGCCGACCTTCGACGCCAGCCTGGCCCTGGAATTCCTGGGTTTTATGGGGCCGGACGCACGCGAGGGGCTCGAGTCGCTCAAGGAAAAACGTAACCCCAAATTCAGCAAGAAATCCCCCCTCTGA
- the hpt gene encoding hypoxanthine phosphoribosyltransferase, which yields MFQAGDGLVQISEQQIQERIRELGAQITQDYKGKQPHLICVLNGAFIFMADLVRRIDLPVSMDFLALSSYGDDTKTSGEVELVKDLRYPISGKDVIVVEDIVDTGITLNYLMHYLEARQPASVKIAALLSKPTRRRIEVPIHYLGFEIEDAYVYGYGLDRAQYDRNLPFITSIRSE from the coding sequence ATCTTCCAAGCCGGGGACGGCCTCGTCCAGATCAGCGAGCAGCAGATCCAAGAGCGCATCCGTGAACTCGGGGCCCAAATCACCCAAGACTACAAGGGGAAACAACCTCACCTGATCTGCGTCTTGAACGGGGCCTTTATCTTTATGGCGGATCTGGTGCGCCGGATTGACCTGCCGGTTTCGATGGACTTCCTGGCCCTTTCCTCCTATGGCGATGACACCAAGACCAGCGGCGAGGTCGAGCTGGTCAAGGATCTGCGCTACCCCATCAGCGGTAAGGACGTGATCGTGGTGGAGGATATCGTGGACACCGGTATCACCCTCAACTACCTGATGCACTACCTGGAGGCCCGTCAGCCCGCCTCGGTCAAGATCGCTGCCCTTCTCTCCAAACCGACCCGCCGCCGCATCGAAGTCCCGATTCACTACCTGGGCTTCGAGATCGAGGACGCTTACGTCTATGGCTACGGCCTGGACCGGG